One window of Bacillus alkalicellulosilyticus genomic DNA carries:
- a CDS encoding CBO0543 family protein has protein sequence MLVREYVMLSFFTVTVIAALFKRMKNTKQVLLFFSYILLLGQGISFFSNLLIDRGYLAFPHRPYPKKFAFNIIYDYILLPIFSLLLIDWAFHKRKLPLATAIFTIFTVIQDLLIIRYTRLLRFKKWKLSYTLFGSIISFLLWFSFYKWLYRKFN, from the coding sequence TTGTTAGTAAGGGAATATGTTATGTTATCCTTTTTTACTGTCACAGTGATTGCTGCTTTATTTAAAAGAATGAAAAATACAAAACAGGTTCTGCTCTTCTTTAGTTATATTTTATTGTTGGGGCAAGGTATATCTTTTTTTTCAAATTTATTAATAGATAGAGGATATTTAGCTTTTCCACACCGGCCATACCCCAAAAAATTTGCTTTTAATATCATTTACGATTACATATTACTACCCATTTTTTCATTATTGTTAATTGATTGGGCTTTCCATAAGCGAAAACTCCCTCTAGCAACAGCAATATTCACCATTTTTACTGTCATTCAAGATCTGTTAATCATACGGTATACTCGTTTATTACGTTTTAAAAAATGGAAACTTTCATATACTCTTTTTGGTTCAATTATATCTTTTCTTTTATGGTTTTCATTTTATAAGTGGTTATATCGAAAATTTAACTAA
- a CDS encoding carbon starvation protein A: protein MSGIVLAVIGIAVFALGYRYYSKFIAERIYRLDPNYVTPAHQFKDGKDFVPTNKFILWGHHFTSVAGAAPIVGPAIAIYWGWLPALVWVVLGTVFAAGVHDFGALVLSVRNKGQSVGTLAHRLIGRKAKLLFLFIILILVLMVNAVFAWVISNLFINFPSAVLSVFIQIPLAIWIGYHVYKKQGNMLVPSIVALAVMYITAVVASKVPALQIDLVRYFGGAENTVAFGLDGVAMSFFVWIIILMVYVYIASTLPVWKLLQPRDYINSHQLIVGLLILYLGLFLSNPSITAPMTNSTSDVSWFPLLFITIACGAISGFHGLVSSGTTSKQLNNETDARFVGYLGAVGEGLLALIVIIAVATFFANQGDFLAAYSSFGAASSGGLGNFVQGAGQLATGLWIPADVATTIVAVIIVSFAATTLDTSVRLMRYIIAELGQEYNIPSISKTHVATSIAVVSSAALVLLPKGPNGFGSGGYTLWPLFGTSNQLLAGITLLLITIWLKKLGRNFLPTLIPMVFILVMTLWAMGKQVIFDWSGLSGGEANMLLFIFGSIILGFAIWILITAVSVLLTRKDYDDIDKSA, encoded by the coding sequence ATGAGTGGTATAGTTCTAGCCGTAATAGGGATAGCTGTATTTGCACTAGGATATCGCTATTATTCCAAGTTTATTGCCGAAAGGATTTATCGACTCGATCCAAACTATGTCACACCTGCCCATCAATTTAAAGATGGGAAAGATTTTGTTCCTACCAACAAGTTTATCTTATGGGGACATCACTTCACTTCAGTAGCAGGGGCTGCACCGATTGTAGGTCCGGCAATCGCAATTTATTGGGGTTGGTTACCAGCGCTTGTGTGGGTTGTATTAGGAACGGTATTTGCAGCTGGTGTTCATGATTTTGGTGCATTAGTTTTATCTGTTCGTAACAAAGGACAATCTGTTGGAACTCTTGCTCATCGTTTGATTGGTAGAAAAGCAAAGCTTTTATTTTTGTTTATTATTTTAATACTTGTACTCATGGTTAATGCAGTGTTTGCATGGGTTATTTCTAACTTATTTATTAATTTCCCATCTGCAGTTTTATCAGTATTTATCCAGATCCCACTAGCGATATGGATTGGATATCATGTGTATAAGAAACAAGGTAATATGTTAGTTCCGTCAATCGTTGCGTTAGCTGTGATGTATATAACGGCAGTTGTGGCAAGTAAAGTTCCTGCTCTTCAAATTGACCTTGTTCGTTATTTTGGTGGAGCAGAGAATACGGTTGCCTTCGGTCTTGATGGAGTAGCCATGTCATTCTTCGTTTGGATTATTATCCTCATGGTGTATGTCTATATCGCGTCGACATTACCAGTTTGGAAGCTCCTTCAACCACGTGATTATATTAACTCTCATCAATTAATTGTAGGTTTATTGATTTTATACTTAGGTTTATTCCTGTCAAACCCGAGCATCACGGCACCAATGACAAATTCAACATCCGATGTAAGTTGGTTTCCGCTCTTATTTATTACCATTGCCTGTGGTGCGATTTCAGGTTTCCATGGTCTAGTTTCGTCTGGTACGACTTCAAAACAATTAAACAATGAAACAGATGCTAGATTCGTAGGGTACTTAGGAGCTGTAGGGGAAGGATTACTAGCCTTAATCGTTATTATTGCAGTTGCGACCTTCTTTGCAAACCAAGGAGATTTCCTAGCGGCGTATTCTAGTTTTGGAGCAGCCAGTTCTGGTGGGCTAGGAAACTTTGTTCAAGGGGCTGGCCAATTAGCCACAGGCTTATGGATCCCTGCAGATGTAGCTACGACTATTGTGGCGGTTATTATTGTTAGTTTTGCTGCAACGACGCTTGATACATCTGTTCGTCTCATGCGCTATATCATTGCAGAGCTAGGTCAAGAATATAACATTCCATCTATTTCTAAAACACATGTTGCTACTTCAATTGCTGTAGTATCAAGTGCAGCATTAGTTCTTTTACCAAAAGGGCCAAACGGCTTCGGTTCTGGTGGATATACGTTATGGCCTTTGTTCGGTACTTCAAATCAGTTATTAGCTGGCATAACACTATTATTAATCACGATTTGGTTAAAGAAACTAGGAAGAAACTTCTTACCAACCTTAATTCCGATGGTATTTATCCTCGTCATGACCCTTTGGGCAATGGGTAAACAGGTTATTTTTGATTGGTCTGGTTTATCTGGTGGCGAAGCGAATATGCTACTCTTTATATTCGGTTCAATTATCCTAGGTTTTGCGATTTGGATTCTCATTACGGCTGTTTCTGTCCTACTAACCAGAAAAGATTATGATGATATTGATAAGTCTGCATAA
- a CDS encoding cory-CC-star protein, with protein MSKMSLKRLFELYDEMLRLPHKAEIHRELQAEDDLFLLLVYSDMLGIPNPAFYYTLELYPYILEKFHDWHLRMGIEHSPLDGIRCC; from the coding sequence ATGAGTAAAATGTCGTTAAAAAGATTATTTGAACTCTATGACGAAATGCTAAGACTGCCACACAAAGCTGAGATTCATAGAGAATTACAGGCAGAAGACGATTTGTTTTTACTATTGGTGTATTCAGATATGTTAGGTATTCCAAATCCTGCGTTTTATTACACACTAGAGTTATATCCTTATATACTAGAAAAATTTCATGACTGGCACCTTCGAATGGGAATCGAACATTCCCCATTGGATGGAATTCGGTGTTGCTAG
- a CDS encoding ABC transporter ATP-binding protein, with the protein MNEAKVKKHRFYYSLDSAIEKPFNWKQMVRLLTYIKPYSKTLLPLSIMAMIISTSIRLVTPILIGVYALNNVIYERDVAALVNVVLIIAGLYLLSWLATTFRIRWMNMLGQNVIYDLRQHLFKHIQRLSHRFFDQRSAGSILVRVTNDVNSLQDLFTNGVINLLMDIIMLIGIFVILFILSPELTLAIMVILPIMIFISTGLRKKIRRSWQDVRVKQSQINSHLNESIQGIRVTQSYTQEQENMAFFKEVNQDNFQAWRNATQKNAMFHPFVEMSNAFGTAILIWYGVTLIQSNSIDIGIFVSFAFYIGMFWEPISRLGHVYNQLLVGMASSERIFEFLDEKPSVPEKKDAKSINKIAGDITFKDVEFAYDQKRKALNKINLNIKAGETVALVGHTGSGKTTIVNLISRFYDATKGSVLIDGIDVRDLKLDNIRSQVSIVLQDTFIFSGTIMENIRFGNPTASDREVIQAAEIVGAHSFIEKLKNGYETEVEERGNILSVGERQLLSFARALLADPQILILDEATASIDTESEQKIQKALQILLKGRTAIMIAHRLSTVREADNIIVLEHGNIIEQGNHDALMRNQGHYYDLVKAQFEGIA; encoded by the coding sequence ATGAATGAAGCAAAAGTGAAGAAACATAGATTCTATTATTCTCTTGATTCTGCGATTGAAAAACCATTTAACTGGAAGCAAATGGTTCGTTTACTTACCTATATCAAACCCTACTCAAAAACGCTATTGCCATTATCAATAATGGCTATGATAATCTCTACATCTATACGTCTAGTTACACCAATTCTCATAGGTGTATATGCCTTAAATAATGTGATCTATGAACGAGATGTAGCAGCCTTAGTGAATGTAGTTCTAATTATTGCTGGTTTATATTTACTATCCTGGCTTGCTACAACCTTTAGAATACGTTGGATGAATATGCTCGGTCAAAATGTAATCTACGACCTGAGGCAACACTTATTTAAGCATATTCAACGGTTGTCTCATCGTTTTTTTGACCAACGCTCTGCTGGTTCAATTCTTGTGAGAGTTACAAACGATGTAAATTCTCTTCAGGATTTATTTACAAACGGGGTTATAAATTTATTAATGGATATCATAATGCTAATCGGGATTTTTGTCATTCTCTTTATATTAAGTCCGGAATTGACACTAGCGATCATGGTCATTCTGCCAATTATGATTTTTATATCAACTGGATTGCGAAAAAAGATTAGAAGGTCATGGCAGGACGTTCGTGTGAAGCAATCTCAAATTAATTCACACCTAAATGAAAGTATACAGGGAATTAGGGTGACTCAATCGTATACTCAGGAACAAGAAAATATGGCTTTCTTTAAGGAAGTGAATCAAGATAATTTCCAAGCCTGGCGCAATGCCACCCAAAAAAATGCGATGTTCCATCCATTTGTAGAAATGTCTAATGCCTTCGGGACAGCGATTTTGATTTGGTATGGTGTGACATTAATCCAATCAAACTCAATTGATATTGGTATATTTGTGTCATTTGCATTTTATATCGGTATGTTTTGGGAACCAATTTCACGTTTAGGTCATGTATATAACCAACTTCTTGTTGGGATGGCCTCTTCAGAAAGAATTTTTGAGTTTTTAGACGAGAAGCCGTCTGTTCCTGAAAAGAAGGATGCTAAGTCGATAAATAAGATTGCGGGTGACATCACTTTTAAAGATGTGGAGTTCGCCTATGACCAAAAACGGAAGGCATTAAATAAGATTAATCTAAACATAAAGGCAGGAGAAACTGTTGCCTTAGTTGGTCATACTGGTTCAGGGAAGACGACGATTGTAAATTTAATTTCTCGTTTCTATGATGCTACAAAAGGGTCGGTGCTAATTGACGGAATTGATGTTCGAGATTTAAAACTTGATAACATACGGTCTCAAGTTAGCATTGTTCTTCAAGATACCTTTATTTTCTCAGGTACCATTATGGAGAATATCCGGTTTGGAAATCCAACTGCATCAGATAGGGAAGTTATTCAAGCAGCTGAAATAGTTGGGGCTCATAGCTTTATAGAAAAATTAAAAAATGGCTATGAGACAGAAGTAGAAGAAAGAGGAAATATATTATCCGTTGGCGAGCGTCAGTTACTATCATTTGCACGGGCACTTTTAGCGGATCCACAAATCTTAATCTTAGATGAAGCTACTGCAAGTATAGATACAGAATCTGAGCAGAAGATTCAAAAAGCATTACAAATTCTGTTAAAAGGAAGGACGGCGATTATGATTGCCCATCGCTTATCGACTGTAAGAGAAGCAGATAACATCATTGTATTAGAGCATGGGAATATTATCGAGCAAGGAAATCACGACGCTTTAATGAGAAATCAAGGGCACTATTATGATTTAGTAAAAGCTCAGTTTGAAGGTATCGCATAA
- a CDS encoding ABC transporter ATP-binding protein gives MKTFLRLKDFYWPLKKYFIGSIVFLLFITSITLIYPIILKITIDDVILSGNFHYVPYIAFGFVILMAVKGVAMYFHQFLGDLFGIRSVYNLRNELYKKLQYLPFRYYDNAKTGDLMSRLTSDVEAFRFFLSFGFAQLLNLVLLVTLSFSIMLYFSVPLALVTIASMPFLIITVKQFDKKVHPAFKHIRESLGRLTTKVQENISGMNTVKSLSKEDFEVDNFIDKNRNYKEKSIHTSNIWARYFPIMELIGQLCVVFLLGFGGWLVIQNSIQPGELVAFFSLVWYIIGPLMHLGFIINTFSQSKAAGERLLEILDEPETIKNLAEPITIPRLEGDVRFENVCHQYNHDEEPALKNITFDAPRGKVIGLIGATGSGKTSITQLISRFYEPVIGDIFIDGQPIASYSLQTLRQNIGVVLQETFLFSSSIRDNISYGNPNASIEDIMSAAKRAQAHDFIMELEEGYETILGERGMGLSGGQKQRLAIARALLIDPSILILDDATSAVDMKTEKKIQEAFREVMKGRTTFIIAHRISSLKHADEILVLENGSIIERGTHEKLLQKVNGTYRRIYDIQYKDQLAVVSEKRANNE, from the coding sequence ATGAAAACGTTTTTACGGTTAAAGGATTTTTATTGGCCATTAAAAAAATATTTTATTGGCTCCATCGTTTTTTTACTTTTTATCACAAGCATTACGCTCATTTACCCAATTATCCTTAAAATAACAATTGATGATGTCATCTTAAGTGGAAATTTTCACTATGTCCCATACATAGCCTTTGGGTTTGTAATATTAATGGCGGTAAAGGGGGTAGCGATGTACTTCCACCAATTTCTAGGGGATTTGTTTGGGATACGCTCTGTGTATAACCTTCGAAATGAATTGTATAAAAAACTTCAGTACTTACCGTTTAGATATTATGACAATGCCAAAACAGGTGACCTTATGTCAAGGTTAACATCAGATGTGGAGGCCTTCCGCTTCTTTTTATCATTTGGTTTTGCGCAATTGCTAAATTTGGTATTACTCGTCACATTAAGCTTCTCAATTATGTTATATTTTAGTGTTCCTCTTGCTCTTGTCACTATAGCCTCTATGCCTTTCTTAATTATCACAGTAAAACAATTTGATAAAAAAGTTCATCCTGCTTTTAAACACATCCGTGAATCCCTTGGTCGGTTAACAACAAAGGTACAAGAAAATATAAGTGGTATGAATACCGTAAAATCGTTATCGAAAGAAGATTTTGAGGTTGATAATTTTATAGATAAAAACAGAAATTATAAAGAGAAGTCAATTCATACTTCAAACATTTGGGCACGCTACTTCCCGATCATGGAGTTAATTGGTCAATTATGTGTTGTATTCTTACTAGGTTTTGGTGGATGGTTAGTCATTCAAAATAGCATACAACCCGGTGAACTAGTCGCTTTTTTTAGCTTAGTCTGGTATATCATTGGTCCCTTAATGCATTTAGGCTTTATTATTAATACATTCTCACAATCAAAAGCTGCTGGCGAAAGATTACTAGAAATTTTAGATGAACCAGAAACGATTAAAAACCTTGCTGAGCCAATTACAATACCTCGACTTGAAGGCGACGTCCGTTTTGAAAATGTTTGTCATCAGTATAATCATGATGAAGAACCTGCGCTGAAAAACATTACGTTTGATGCCCCAAGAGGTAAAGTGATAGGGCTAATAGGAGCAACCGGTTCTGGAAAAACGAGCATCACACAATTAATTTCTCGGTTTTATGAGCCAGTAATTGGCGATATTTTCATCGATGGTCAGCCGATTGCATCCTATTCCTTGCAAACATTACGACAAAACATTGGAGTCGTTTTGCAAGAAACTTTTTTATTTTCCTCCTCGATTCGAGATAATATATCTTATGGAAATCCAAATGCTTCGATCGAGGACATTATGAGTGCTGCCAAACGAGCACAGGCTCATGATTTCATTATGGAATTAGAAGAAGGTTATGAAACGATTTTAGGTGAACGTGGGATGGGGCTATCAGGTGGTCAAAAACAAAGGCTCGCAATTGCACGAGCATTATTAATTGACCCTAGTATCTTAATTTTAGATGATGCTACAAGTGCCGTTGATATGAAAACTGAGAAGAAAATACAAGAAGCGTTCCGTGAAGTAATGAAGGGCCGAACAACATTTATCATTGCGCACCGAATCTCTTCTTTAAAACACGCCGATGAGATTCTTGTTCTTGAAAACGGTTCAATTATCGAAAGAGGGACTCATGAAAAACTACTGCAAAAGGTAAATGGAACATATAGACGAATTTATGATATCCAATATAAAGACCAACTTGCAGTGGTTTCAGAAAAGAGGGCTAACAATGAATGA
- a CDS encoding exodeoxyribonuclease III gives MKLVSWNVNGIRACVKKGFLDYFNEVNADIFCIQESKLQAGQINLELEGYHQFWNYAEKKGYSGTALFSKIKPLSVHYGVGEEMDEPEGRIITAEYDDFYVITIYTPNSQRDLARLPFRLEWEDKILQYVLTLDKVKPVIICGDLNVAHQEIDLKNPKPNKGNSGFTEEERGKMTSLLEAGFLDSYRELYPTKEGAYTWWSYVNKARERNIGWRIDYFLLSSQLKDRLQDAQIHCDTHGSDHCPVVLELC, from the coding sequence ATGAAACTAGTATCTTGGAATGTAAACGGAATAAGGGCTTGTGTGAAAAAAGGATTTCTTGATTATTTTAACGAAGTAAATGCCGATATTTTTTGTATTCAAGAATCAAAACTTCAAGCAGGACAAATTAATTTAGAATTAGAAGGCTATCATCAATTTTGGAATTATGCAGAGAAAAAAGGCTATTCGGGAACAGCTCTTTTTTCAAAGATAAAACCATTATCTGTTCATTACGGGGTAGGAGAAGAGATGGATGAGCCTGAAGGAAGAATCATTACAGCAGAATATGATGACTTTTACGTTATTACAATATATACACCTAATTCACAACGTGATTTGGCAAGGTTGCCTTTTCGGCTAGAGTGGGAGGATAAAATATTACAGTATGTTCTCACGTTAGATAAGGTAAAGCCTGTTATCATTTGTGGCGACTTAAACGTGGCCCATCAGGAAATCGATTTGAAAAACCCTAAACCAAATAAGGGGAATTCCGGTTTTACAGAAGAAGAGCGTGGAAAAATGACTTCACTACTTGAAGCGGGCTTCCTTGACAGTTATCGTGAGCTTTACCCAACTAAGGAAGGGGCGTATACGTGGTGGTCTTACGTAAATAAAGCAAGAGAACGTAACATCGGATGGAGAATTGACTATTTTCTGTTGTCTTCTCAGCTAAAAGATAGGCTCCAAGATGCACAAATACATTGTGATACTCACGGAAGCGACCATTGTCCTGTTGTGTTAGAGCTTTGTTAA
- a CDS encoding ArsA family ATPase, whose amino-acid sequence MSTLFEKKIFFIGGKGGVGKSTSSASFAMVCAKKGFKTLLISTDPAHNLGDIFHKKIGGKIKKMTDNLFAYEIDPEQETKKYIANVKGNLKGMIKTSLIDEVHRQIDTAAATPGADEAAMFDAISTIILEEQENYDKIVFDTAPTGHTIRLLTLPELMGVWIDGMIQRRQKINQNYTHLLNDGEPVEDPIYETLQKRRKKFADVRAILLDKKMTGFIFVLIPERLPILETEKAISLLAKYDLHIETIIVNKVLPNKADGSFLEKRRAIEKEYLELIDEKFATLTKIKVPLFEEDIASLNALDHFSRYFDNAIVS is encoded by the coding sequence ATGTCTACTTTATTTGAGAAAAAAATATTTTTTATTGGGGGCAAGGGAGGCGTAGGGAAATCAACGTCCTCAGCATCTTTTGCTATGGTATGTGCCAAAAAAGGCTTTAAAACTTTGCTTATTTCAACGGATCCAGCACATAATTTAGGGGACATTTTTCATAAAAAAATTGGTGGGAAGATTAAGAAAATGACCGACAATTTATTTGCTTATGAGATTGATCCTGAGCAAGAGACAAAAAAATACATCGCCAATGTAAAAGGCAACTTAAAAGGGATGATCAAAACGTCATTAATAGATGAAGTTCATCGTCAAATTGATACAGCTGCTGCGACCCCTGGTGCCGATGAAGCAGCGATGTTCGATGCCATTTCGACGATTATTCTTGAGGAGCAAGAAAACTACGATAAAATTGTTTTTGATACGGCTCCAACAGGACATACGATTCGTCTTTTAACTTTACCGGAATTAATGGGAGTATGGATTGATGGAATGATCCAAAGACGTCAGAAGATAAATCAAAACTACACTCATCTTTTAAATGACGGAGAACCCGTTGAAGACCCGATTTATGAAACGTTACAAAAAAGAAGGAAAAAATTTGCAGATGTTCGTGCCATTCTATTGGATAAAAAGATGACTGGATTTATATTTGTACTGATTCCTGAGCGATTACCTATTTTAGAAACCGAAAAAGCGATTTCATTACTGGCCAAGTATGACTTACATATTGAAACAATTATTGTCAATAAAGTACTTCCTAATAAAGCAGATGGTAGTTTCTTGGAAAAACGAAGGGCGATAGAAAAAGAATACTTAGAGCTTATTGACGAAAAATTTGCGACTTTAACTAAAATTAAAGTGCCTCTTTTTGAAGAAGATATCGCATCCCTTAATGCCCTTGACCATTTTTCACGTTATTTTGATAACGCGATAGTGTCATAA
- a CDS encoding helicase-related protein, whose translation MSQLDFLYPHAIDHTKKKVLEDIDSFLGEKNQLHSFKDYLEERNHYVEQIWINVWVTKASNGVSKKEKRMYVKDRGFDVEGIDKKTLNRLFRTEIKHYRPFQVIPWLTKEYADSDELWEERYKSAREQYLKRQEEEMRARAINEVQEQIIKYALATLEQNHNSLYLQLRQEVAKRIAGDLEVNGSPVEDYETVADFFSEITGDEFEIREWGDIFVQEETFHDIYEIVISEIISTLSLNLIMSTLPNELLQKYKEVNNNHSFTKGVLNRLMSDSLYGLYIVFFSDIQDELITDLLELPDVPFDQEKHKAIYEQHLVERERKKEERLREQQLQAEREERMLEDIFGREYSPSPGRSISYVLHIGETNTGKTFQALERMKKAASGIYLAPLRLLALEVYDKLNHEGVPCSLKTGEEEKEVEGAQHSSCTVEMFHEKEFYDVVVIDEAQMIADKDRGFSWYKAITKANATEVHIIGSRNSKNMILQLLGASKIEVRDYKREIPLEVEGNPFSIKDTQKGDALVCFSRRRVLETAARLQNDRHSVSMIYGSMPPETRQKQMQRFLDGETTVIVATDAIGMGLNLPIRRIVFLENEKFDGTRRRRLNSQEVKQIAGRAGRKGIYNVGKVAFTQDIRQMKKLLHQDDEPVHTFAIAPTKSVLERFQKYSRDLGMFFELWKMFKSPKGTKKASLYEERELYELIKETEIEARLSLQDLYGFLHLPFSGREQGLIEQWQETMYAIVKGKELPEPVLKRSSLEEQELSYKAVGLHLLFLYRLNRKTEALYWERVRQEISDEVHESLKSDVRTYAKKCKKCGKKLDWDHQYPICDSCHYSRSRRWMDDEM comes from the coding sequence ATGAGCCAACTCGATTTTTTATATCCTCATGCTATTGACCATACGAAGAAAAAAGTATTAGAAGATATTGATTCATTTCTAGGTGAGAAAAATCAACTTCATTCTTTTAAGGACTATCTTGAAGAGAGAAATCATTATGTTGAACAAATATGGATAAATGTTTGGGTAACTAAAGCGTCAAACGGAGTGTCTAAAAAAGAAAAAAGAATGTATGTAAAAGATAGAGGGTTTGATGTTGAAGGAATCGATAAAAAAACACTTAATCGACTCTTCCGGACAGAAATTAAACACTATCGACCATTCCAGGTAATACCGTGGTTAACTAAAGAATATGCTGACTCTGATGAACTTTGGGAGGAGCGTTATAAAAGCGCTAGAGAACAATATTTAAAAAGACAAGAAGAGGAAATGAGAGCTAGGGCAATAAATGAAGTTCAAGAACAAATCATTAAATATGCATTAGCAACGTTAGAACAGAACCATAACTCACTTTACTTACAACTTAGACAAGAGGTTGCTAAACGCATTGCTGGTGATTTAGAAGTAAATGGTTCACCTGTAGAAGACTATGAAACGGTGGCTGATTTCTTTTCTGAAATAACAGGCGATGAATTTGAGATTCGTGAGTGGGGAGACATCTTTGTTCAAGAAGAAACGTTCCATGATATTTACGAAATTGTAATATCAGAAATTATTTCTACCTTATCGCTTAATCTGATTATGTCAACGCTTCCTAATGAGCTCTTGCAGAAGTATAAGGAAGTTAATAACAATCATTCGTTTACAAAAGGTGTTTTGAACCGTTTGATGAGTGATTCTTTATATGGACTGTATATCGTATTCTTCTCAGATATTCAAGATGAGCTCATCACCGATTTACTTGAACTACCGGATGTCCCATTTGATCAGGAGAAGCATAAGGCGATTTATGAACAGCATTTGGTAGAAAGAGAACGAAAAAAAGAAGAACGATTACGGGAACAACAGCTTCAGGCAGAACGCGAAGAACGAATGCTTGAAGATATATTTGGTAGAGAATATAGCCCTTCCCCAGGTCGAAGTATTTCTTATGTTCTTCATATTGGGGAAACAAACACAGGAAAGACGTTTCAAGCGTTAGAGCGTATGAAAAAGGCCGCTAGTGGGATTTATCTTGCGCCTTTGCGGTTATTAGCGTTGGAAGTATATGATAAATTAAATCATGAAGGTGTTCCTTGTTCCCTCAAAACGGGTGAAGAGGAAAAAGAAGTTGAAGGGGCGCAACATAGCTCGTGTACCGTTGAAATGTTTCATGAAAAAGAGTTTTATGATGTGGTTGTTATAGATGAAGCACAAATGATTGCAGATAAAGACCGTGGATTTTCATGGTACAAAGCAATTACCAAAGCCAATGCAACTGAAGTTCATATCATTGGGAGTCGCAATTCAAAAAATATGATCTTGCAACTGTTAGGTGCATCAAAAATTGAAGTGCGTGATTATAAAAGAGAAATTCCTTTAGAAGTAGAAGGTAATCCATTTTCTATAAAAGATACACAAAAAGGAGATGCGCTTGTTTGCTTTTCAAGAAGACGAGTGCTTGAAACTGCAGCAAGACTTCAAAATGACCGACATTCCGTAAGTATGATTTATGGGAGTATGCCACCAGAAACAAGGCAAAAACAAATGCAACGCTTTTTAGATGGAGAAACGACGGTCATCGTTGCCACAGATGCGATAGGGATGGGTTTAAACTTACCAATTCGTCGAATTGTTTTTTTAGAAAATGAAAAGTTTGATGGGACAAGAAGGCGTCGTCTCAATTCACAAGAAGTGAAACAAATTGCAGGTCGTGCGGGTAGAAAAGGGATATATAATGTTGGGAAAGTAGCCTTTACCCAAGACATCCGCCAAATGAAGAAATTGCTACATCAGGATGATGAGCCTGTTCATACGTTTGCAATTGCACCAACAAAAAGTGTCTTAGAGCGATTTCAAAAATACTCACGAGACCTTGGGATGTTCTTCGAGTTATGGAAAATGTTTAAAAGCCCAAAAGGAACAAAAAAAGCATCACTATATGAAGAGCGGGAGCTTTATGAATTAATCAAAGAAACTGAGATTGAAGCGCGCTTATCGCTCCAAGACCTTTACGGCTTTTTGCATTTGCCCTTTTCTGGAAGAGAACAGGGTTTAATCGAGCAGTGGCAAGAAACCATGTATGCCATTGTAAAGGGAAAGGAACTTCCAGAACCGGTGTTAAAAAGAAGTTCACTTGAGGAACAAGAACTATCTTATAAAGCAGTGGGTCTTCATCTTTTATTTCTTTACCGCTTAAACCGAAAAACCGAAGCATTATATTGGGAAAGAGTACGGCAAGAAATCAGTGATGAAGTTCATGAGTCGTTGAAATCAGATGTACGAACATACGCAAAAAAATGTAAAAAGTGTGGGAAGAAATTAGATTGGGATCATCAATATCCGATTTGTGATAGCTGTCATTACAGTCGTTCACGAAGATGGATGGATGATGAAATGTAA